The Saccharomyces cerevisiae S288C chromosome VII, complete sequence genome includes a region encoding these proteins:
- the COX18 gene encoding membrane insertase COX18 (Protein required for membrane insertion of C-terminus of Cox2p; mitochondrial integral inner membrane protein; interacts genetically and physically with Mss2p and Pnt1p; similar to S. cerevisiae Oxa1, N. crassa Oxa2p, and E. coli YidC; respiratory defect of the null mutant is functionally complemented by human COX18 carrying the N-terminal 54 amino acids of S. cerevisiae Cox18p), with the protein MLKRLANRQNGFASFSCSSVGLRYGRTNPSTKRSFSLFQSVADTFLTVHEASHIPWIVLVPLTTMTLRTLVTLPFSIWQRRRILKQQELRKLVQPITPIIKLRLAAVTNKKSRNAARISSNGSFMPLQLQNAGVLTPEQITLLAVKETRKRQKKLFKKYNVPLWKNALLPMVQIPLWVTVSMGIRTLTETQLIESFYPSWFSALGFSSFDLSSPLVAMPLLAPILVGTLAVLNVELNGRLMFSSSLSSQGIKTISRNSTRVQEAMTSILNVSRLGCVVMLAMSSQAPFLLSLYWISSQLFSLVQNIILNWIYPYQR; encoded by the coding sequence ATGTTAAAGAGGTTAGCCAATCGTCAAAATGGTTTTGCGTCATTCTCGTGCAGCTCAGTCGGTCTGCGATATGGTAGGACTAATCCAAGTACAAAGAGAAGcttttcactttttcaAAGTGTAGCGGACACGTTTTTAACAGTGCATGAAGCCTCACATATACCATGGATAGTGCTTGTTCCTTTGACTACTATGACCCTTAGAACCCTCGTGACGCTGCCATTCAGTATATGGCAGCGGAGgagaattttgaaacaacAAGAACTGAGGAAATTAGTACAGCCAATAACGCCCATTATTAAACTTCGACTGGCAGCCGTTACTAATAAAAAGTCTAGAAATGCCGCCAGAATTAGCTCCAACGGTTCTTTCATGCCGTTACAACTACAGAATGCTGGCGTTTTGACACCAGAACAAATTACACTATTGGCAGTGAAAGAGACAAGAAAGaggcagaaaaaattattcaagaaGTACAATGTACCCCTATGGAAAAATGCCTTACTGCCAATGGTGCAAATTCCTCTTTGGGTCACAGTCTCCATGGGCATCAGGACCCTAACAGAGACACAGCTTATAGAAAGTTTTTATCCTTCCTGGTTTTCCGCACTGGGTTTCAGTTCCTTTGATCTAAGCTCACCGCTAGTAGCAATGCCTCTACTAGCGCCCATTTTGGTGGGGACTCTGGCGGTATTAAACGTGGAACTCAATGGCCGACTGATGTTTAGCTCAAGTTTGTCATCGCAAGGTATAAAGACAATTTCAAGGAATTCGACAAGAGTCCAAGAGGCAATGACTAGTATACTGAACGTATCGAGACTCGGTTGTGTCGTTATGCTAGCAATGTCCTCACAGGCTCCATTCCTTCTTTCGCTCTATTGGATATCATCACAGCTATTCTCCCTGGTGCAAAATATCATATTAAATTGGATTTATCCTTACCAACGATGA
- the SPT4 gene encoding transcription elongation factor SPT4 (Spt4p/5p (DSIF) transcription elongation factor complex subunit; Spt4/5 binds ssRNA in a sequence-specific manner and along with RNAP I and II regulates transcriptional elongation, RNA processing, quality control, and transcription-coupled repair; localizes to kinetochores and heterochromatin, influencing chromosomal dynamics and silencing; required for transcription through long trinucleotide repeats in ORFs and non-protein coding regions; accelerates senescence through rDNA instability) → MSSERACMLCGIVQTTNEFNRDGCPNCQGIFEEAGVSTMECTSPSFEGLVGMCKPTKSWVAKWLSVDHSIAGMYAIKVDGRLPAEVVELLPHYKPRDGSQVE, encoded by the coding sequence ATGTCTAGTGAAAGAGCCTGTATGCTGTGTGGCATAGTGCAGACCACAAATGAGTTTAATAGAGATGGTTGTCCCAACTGTCAGGgtatttttgaagaggCAGGTGTTTCTACAATGGAATGTACGTCGCCTTCTTTCGAGGGCCTCGTAGGAATGTGTAAGCCTACTAAGTCGTGGGTAGCAAAGTGGCTGAGCGTAGATCATAGTATAGCTGGTATGTACGCCATCAAGGTCGATGGTAGACTACCAGCTGAGGTTGTGGAGCTGTTGCCTCACTACAAACCGAGGGATGGCAGTCAAGTTGAGTAA
- the VHT1 gene encoding Vht1p (High-affinity plasma membrane H+-biotin (vitamin H) symporter; mutation results in fatty acid auxotrophy; 12 transmembrane domain containing major facilitator subfamily member; mRNA levels negatively regulated by iron deprivation and biotin), translating into MTISNKSWRSYFPHLRKLPEDDQYLYSDDTNSSIIAEEELHHSVDKSSKTDVTAETTAVEPHPHNLRHDLPYEVRDEAGRKWWKYFDEFEYRVNKEYKKSRKWYEFLYPNHTTQTKAERRLLYKLDIIIALYFFMLCWSKSVDLNNYTNAYVSNMKEDLNMKGNDYVYTSTIANVGAIVFQLPFMYLLPRFPSHIILPVMDLGWTWFTFACYRANSLAELRAYRFILSAFGAAYYPVSQYILGCWYAPDEINSRVCLFFCGQQLGSVTSGLLQSRIFKSLNGVHGLAGWRWMFLIDAIAISLPTAIIGFFVIPGVPSKCYSLFLTDEEIRIARARNKRNQIKDGVDKSKLAPLWSRKLWKKVFCTPAFWVLVVFDTCSWNNMTAYSGSYTLWLKSNTKYSIAQVNNLSVIPACLGFAYVIFCAFGADLFRCKWIFMVFAAIMNTVSCALLIKWDIPSKAKWYAFFTTYFSVAASPCLWSFINDFLRFDPQVKAITWIAIYSFSQSTYAWIPTLAWPTVESPRFKTGYTVSLIFGAIYGLWTFVVLFFYKRNEKKHALGNGIILYDSNKGEELPEFVKKNMEERDGYYYLKRSS; encoded by the coding sequence ATGACAATTTCGAATAAATCGTGGAGGAGCTACTTCCCACATTTGAGAAAACTACCCGAAGATGATCAGTACTTATACTCAGACGATACTAACTCCAGTATCATAGCTGAAGAGGAGCTACATCATAGCGTAGATAAGTCCTCGAAGACAGACGTTACGGCAGAAACTACAGCTGTAGAACCTCATCCTCACAATTTAAGGCATGACTTGCCATATGAAGTGAGAGATGAAGCTGGGCGTAAATGGTGGaaatattttgatgaaTTCGAGTATCGTGTTAATAAGGAATACAAGAAATCACGTAAGTGGTACGAGTTTTTGTATCCTAATCATACTACTCAAACCAAGGCTGAAAGACGGCTTCTTTACAAGCTAgacattattattgctttatacttttttatGTTATGTTGGTCCAAGTCAGTGGATTTGAATAACTACACTAACGCATATGTTTCCAATATGAAGGAAGATTTAAACATGAAAGGTAATGATTACGTTTACACTTCTACTATTGCTAATGTTGGTGCCATTGTCTTCCAATTACCATTTATGTATTTGTTACCAAGATTTCCCTCTCATATTATTTTGCCTGTAATGGACTTGGGCTGGACTTGGTTCACATTTGCATGTTATAGGGCAAACTCACTAGCCGAACTAAGGGCTTACAGATTTATTTTAAGTGCCTTTGGCGCTGCTTACTACCCAGTGTCCCAATATATACTAGGTTGTTGGTATGCCCCAGATGAAATTAATTCAAGAGTCTGTTTATTCTTTTGTGGGCAACAATTGGGTTCCGTGACTTCAGGACTTCTGCAAAGTCGcatattcaaaagtttGAACGGCGTCCATGGTCTAGCAGGCTGGAGATGGATGTTTCTGATCGATGCCATTGCAATTTCTCTTCCCACGGCTATTAttggtttttttgttattccCGGTGTACCATCTAAGTGTTACTCTTTATTTCTGACTGACGAAGAAATACGAATTGCAAGGGCCAGAAATAAGAGGAACCAAATCAAAGATGGTGTTGATAAAAGTAAGCTAGCCCCATTATGGAGCAGAaaactttggaagaaagtATTTTGTACTCCAGCATTCTGGGTActtgttgtttttgatACATGTTCGTGGAATAACATGACTGCGTATAGTGGTTCATATACTTTGTGGTTAAAGTCTAATACAAAGTACTCCATTGCCCAAGTGAACAACCTGAGTGTTATACCCGCATGTTTAGGATTTGCGTATGTGATTTTTTGTGCCTTTGGTGCCGATTTATTTAGATGTAAGTGGATATTCATGGTTTTTGCTGCTATAATGAATACCGTTTCTTGTGCCTTACTTATCAAGTGGGATATTCCTTCGAAAGCTAAATGGTACGCTTTCTTCACCACGTATTTCAGTGTGGCCGCATCGCCTTGTCTATGGTCGTTTATTAATGACTTCTTAAGGTTTGATCCTCAGGTGAAGGCTATTACATGGATCGCCATTTATTCCTTCTCTCAATCCACTTACGCCTGGATTCCTACCTTGGCGTGGCCTACCGTGGAGTCACCACGTTTTAAGACTGGTTACACCGTGAGCTTAATTTTTGGTGCTATTTACGGTTTATGGACGTTTGttgtactttttttttacaagagaaacgaaaagaaacatGCTCTAGGTAATGGTATCATCTTGTATGATAGTAATAAGGGTGAAGAGCTTCCAGAAtttgtaaagaaaaatatggagGAAAGAGATGGTTACTACTATTTAAAGCGGTCCTCGTAG
- the GID10 gene encoding Gid10p (Recognition component (N-recognin) of the Pro/N-degron pathway; recognizes and targets for degradation proteins with N-terminal degradation signals; expressed only under starvation or osmotic stress), which yields MTSLNIMGRKFILERAKRNDNIEEIYTSAYVSLPSSTDTRLPHFKAKEEDCDVYEEGTNLVGKNAKYTYRSLGRHLDFLRPGLRFGGSQSSKYTYYTVEVKIDTVNLPLYKDSRSLDPHVTGTFTIKNLTPVLDKVVTLFEGYVINYNQFPLCSLHWPAEETLDPYMAQRESDCSHWKRFGHFGSDNWSLTERNFGQYNHESAEFMNQRYIYLKWKERFLLDDEEQENLMLDDNHHLEGASFEGFYYVCLDQLTGSVEGYYYHPACELFQKLELVPTNCDALNTYSSGFEIA from the coding sequence ATGACATCACTGAATATCATGGGAAGAAAGTTTATTCTAGAAAGGGCCAAAAGAAATGACaacattgaagaaatatataCTTCGGCCTATGTCTCTCTACCCTCCTCAACTGATACACGTTTGCCTCACTTcaaagcaaaagaagagGACTGTGATGTTTACGAGGAAGGGACCAATTTAGTGGGTAAGAATGCTAAATATACCTACAGATCCCTTGGTAGACatttagattttttgaGGCCAGGATTGAGATTTGGCGGTTCGCAATCGTCAAAGTACACGTATTATACGGTGGAAGTGAAGATTGATACCGTAAACTTGCCACTTTACAAGGATTCGCGTTCTTTGGACCCGCATGTCACAGGTACTTTCACTATTAAAAATTTAACACCAGTCCTAGATAAAGTTGTTACCCTTTTTGAAGGGTATGTCATCAATTATAACCAATTCCCGTTATGTTCACTGCATTGGCCCGCTGAGGAGACGCTCGACCCTTATATGGCTCAGAGAGAAAGTGATTGCTCTCATTGGAAGAGGTTTGGTCATTTTGGTTCTGATAACTGGTCGTTAACggaaagaaattttggtCAGTATAATCATGAAAGTGCAGAATTTATGAATCAACGATATATTTATCTTAAATGGAAGGAAAGGTTCCTACTTGATGATGAGGAACAAGAAAATCTGATGTTGGACGATAATCATCATCTGGAAGGCGCGTCATTTGAGGGATTTTACTATGTGTGTTTAGACCAGCTAACAGGTTCAGTGGAAGGCTACTACTATCATCCCGCTTGTGAattgtttcaaaaactcGAACTCGTTCCAACCAACTGCGACGCATTGAACACCTACTCAAGTGGATTTGAAATTGCCTAA